A DNA window from Mucilaginibacter xinganensis contains the following coding sequences:
- a CDS encoding DUF418 domain-containing protein encodes MTLTDFAPVSFNKRVPIVDMLRGWALLGVVLMNYSDFFSMGAPDNYKPDVFNNILLTGGSILFASKSWTLLSFLFGYGFAVLMQNTANKGIDTNSFFLKRMFWLFVIAFFNSMFFFGDILKDYAFLGIILLMFQKCSVKTSLYIAALLFLLIPLVTSLVINFTGPASFGILAPYFPLYKSHSLLQIFWFGLLGTWKGQVINLNCTGTVHTVMFCCFMMGLAAKKAAFFENIMVNKRAVIKIWAVSLALLIVIIILNLSLRKPALIAKYYNPDYWVVLVTMTFTTASLCWLYVAGALKTFFAAMQSIGKMTLTNYIMQNVISIFLFSGFGFGLALTQRIAAVWYYLIALLVYVLQVYLSKWWLKYNYYGPVEWLWRQLSYGKRLGIKIKN; translated from the coding sequence ATGACTTTAACTGACTTTGCGCCCGTGTCATTCAACAAGCGCGTACCTATAGTTGATATGCTGCGCGGATGGGCATTGTTGGGCGTTGTGTTAATGAACTATTCTGATTTTTTCAGTATGGGCGCGCCGGATAATTATAAACCGGATGTTTTTAACAATATTTTACTTACAGGTGGCAGCATCTTGTTTGCATCTAAATCATGGACGCTTTTAAGCTTTTTATTTGGTTATGGTTTTGCTGTACTGATGCAGAACACGGCCAACAAGGGGATTGACACCAATAGTTTTTTTTTAAAAAGGATGTTTTGGCTTTTTGTAATTGCATTTTTTAACAGCATGTTTTTCTTTGGTGATATTTTAAAGGACTATGCTTTTTTGGGTATCATCCTGCTGATGTTTCAAAAATGTTCAGTAAAAACTTCGCTTTACATTGCAGCTCTCCTGTTTTTGCTTATCCCACTGGTTACATCGCTGGTTATTAATTTTACCGGGCCGGCAAGCTTCGGGATTCTTGCGCCATACTTTCCGTTGTACAAAAGCCATTCGCTGCTCCAAATATTTTGGTTTGGCCTGCTGGGCACCTGGAAGGGGCAGGTTATTAATTTAAATTGTACCGGCACCGTGCACACGGTAATGTTTTGCTGTTTTATGATGGGCCTTGCAGCAAAAAAAGCAGCTTTTTTTGAAAATATAATGGTTAACAAAAGGGCAGTCATTAAAATATGGGCAGTAAGCCTTGCATTGTTAATTGTAATCATCATACTCAACCTCAGCTTGCGCAAGCCGGCTTTAATTGCCAAATATTATAACCCTGACTATTGGGTGGTACTGGTCACTATGACGTTTACCACTGCATCGCTATGCTGGTTATATGTCGCTGGTGCGCTTAAAACGTTTTTTGCCGCTATGCAAAGCATCGGTAAAATGACACTTACCAATTATATTATGCAAAATGTTATCAGCATTTTTCTTTTTTCGGGCTTTGGTTTCGGGTTGGCGCTAACGCAGAGGATAGCTGCGGTTTGGTATTACCTGATAGCCTTGCTTGTTTATGTGTTGCAGGTATATTTAAGCAAATGGTGGCTGAAATACAATTACTATGGCCCGGTTGAGTGGCTTTGGCGGCAGCTAAGCTACGGTAAACGACTTGGAATAAAAATTAAGAATTAG
- a CDS encoding helix-turn-helix domain-containing protein yields the protein MKHFKTLAEMHRANGFPPPEHPMLSLFMCKNSCSIGETEFTGDFYAIGFKKLKAGLFLYGRTTYDHDSGSMSFVKPRQVIQFKNLEFEENGFIIFIHEDFLNGHVLHNDIKKYGFFEYELSEALHLSPREEEIVWELYRKIETEYYNNQDEYSREIILGHIDSILKYSQRFYKRQFMNRMDLSGKLVSKFNDALNLYFGSGLLEQKGLPTVKMMADQLNLSTRYLSDLLKQETGKTAIELIHIFLISEAKNILKGSDSNIAETAYTLGFDNLPYFSRLFKKEVGISPNQYRKQVVN from the coding sequence ATGAAACACTTTAAAACCCTGGCCGAAATGCACCGCGCGAATGGTTTTCCGCCACCGGAACATCCGATGCTCAGTTTGTTTATGTGTAAGAACAGCTGCTCGATAGGTGAAACCGAATTTACAGGCGATTTTTATGCCATCGGTTTTAAGAAGTTAAAGGCCGGGTTATTTTTGTATGGACGAACTACGTATGATCATGATTCCGGGTCAATGTCGTTTGTGAAGCCACGCCAGGTAATCCAGTTTAAAAACCTGGAGTTCGAGGAAAACGGTTTTATCATCTTCATTCACGAAGATTTTTTGAACGGGCATGTATTGCACAACGATATCAAAAAATATGGTTTTTTTGAATATGAATTAAGCGAGGCGCTGCATTTGTCTCCAAGAGAGGAAGAAATAGTTTGGGAGCTTTACCGGAAAATTGAAACAGAATATTACAATAACCAGGACGAGTATAGCCGCGAAATCATCCTTGGGCACATCGACTCGATTTTGAAATATTCGCAACGCTTTTATAAGCGCCAGTTTATGAACAGGATGGACCTGTCGGGCAAATTAGTCTCCAAATTTAACGATGCGCTCAACCTGTATTTTGGGTCGGGTTTGCTGGAGCAAAAAGGATTGCCTACCGTAAAAATGATGGCTGATCAATTGAACCTTTCAACCCGTTATTTAAGTGATCTGCTGAAACAGGAAACCGGCAAAACAGCTATTGAACTGATCCACATATTTTTAATTTCAGAAGCCAAGAACATTTTGAAAGGGTCAGACAGCAATATTGCCGAAACTGCTTATACCTTAGGCTTTGATAACCTGCCTTATTTTTCAAGGTTGTTCAAAAAAGAAGTAGGTATCAGCCCCAATCAATACCGCAAACAGGTGGTCAACTGA
- a CDS encoding SDR family NAD(P)-dependent oxidoreductase, with amino-acid sequence MAKIIFITGASRGFGKIWAEAFLKRGDKVVATARNTDTLNDLVTDYGDSILPLQLDVNNRDAVFAAVEKAKQHFGAIDVLINNAGFGLFGTIEETTEEQARAQIETNVFGLLWATQAVLPVMRAQGHGHIIQVSSVLGITTLPVLGLYNASKFAVEGLSETLAAEVKGFGINVSLIEPNGFSTDWAGASATSTTPMEVYEPVRAAFQAGLTDESFGIPEATTEAVLKLVDSENPPLRLFLGKVALPWVKQVYAGKLAEWEQWADVAAKAHGK; translated from the coding sequence ATGGCAAAAATAATTTTCATAACAGGCGCTTCACGCGGATTTGGAAAGATCTGGGCAGAAGCATTTTTAAAACGCGGCGACAAAGTAGTTGCTACCGCCCGTAATACAGATACCCTTAACGATTTGGTTACCGATTACGGTGATTCCATTCTTCCCCTGCAGCTGGACGTAAACAACCGCGATGCAGTTTTTGCGGCGGTTGAAAAAGCCAAACAGCATTTCGGTGCTATTGATGTATTGATAAATAATGCAGGTTTTGGTTTGTTTGGCACCATAGAAGAAACTACAGAAGAACAGGCGCGTGCGCAAATTGAAACCAACGTGTTTGGTTTGCTATGGGCAACACAGGCCGTATTGCCCGTGATGAGGGCACAGGGCCATGGGCATATCATCCAGGTATCGAGCGTTTTGGGAATTACCACCCTGCCGGTTTTAGGTCTTTACAACGCAAGTAAATTTGCGGTTGAAGGATTGAGTGAAACTTTGGCTGCCGAGGTTAAAGGCTTTGGAATAAACGTATCATTAATTGAACCAAACGGTTTCTCTACAGATTGGGCAGGCGCTTCGGCAACCAGCACTACACCGATGGAGGTTTATGAGCCAGTTCGTGCTGCATTCCAGGCAGGCTTAACAGATGAAAGCTTTGGCATTCCGGAAGCTACTACTGAAGCAGTTTTAAAACTGGTGGACAGTGAAAACCCACCTTTGAGGCTGTTTCTCGGTAAGGTTGCATTACCCTGGGTAAAACAGGTTTATGCAGGCAAACTGGCTGAATGGGAGCAATGGGCAGATGTTGCCGCTAAAGCACATGGAAAGTAA